From the genome of Acidobacteriota bacterium, one region includes:
- a CDS encoding HD domain-containing protein, producing the protein MSFTRMDQGKIEDWMAIGQAVTQRQASMPRIIKAMLLQLEEQVDGFAVNQLDHSLQTATRALRDGASEEMAVAALCHDIGKVISVENHPAIAAEILRPYVSRETYEVIRTHQDFQGRHYYALMGKDPDARRQYANEPWYEMACVFTDGWDQSSFDPEYDTLPLSHFEPMIDRVFASPKRELAQSA; encoded by the coding sequence ATGAGCTTTACAAGAATGGACCAGGGCAAGATCGAAGACTGGATGGCAATCGGTCAGGCGGTCACCCAGCGGCAGGCGTCGATGCCCCGCATCATCAAGGCGATGCTGCTTCAACTCGAAGAGCAAGTTGACGGCTTTGCGGTAAACCAGCTCGATCACAGCTTGCAGACGGCTACCCGCGCGCTTCGCGACGGAGCGTCGGAAGAGATGGCCGTCGCGGCGTTGTGTCACGACATCGGCAAGGTGATTTCAGTTGAGAACCACCCGGCAATTGCCGCGGAAATTCTGAGGCCTTACGTCTCGCGCGAGACCTACGAGGTCATTCGCACGCACCAGGATTTTCAGGGGCGGCACTACTACGCACTGATGGGCAAGGACCCCGACGCGCGACGGCAGTATGCGAACGAGCCGTGGTACGAGATGGCTTGCGTGTTCACCGACGGATGGGACCAGTCATCATTCGATCCTGAATACGACACGCTTCCGCTGTCGCACTTCGAGCCGATGATCGATCGCGTCTTCGCAAGTCCAAAAAGAGAGCTGGCCCAAAGCGCATAG
- a CDS encoding glycosyltransferase family 39 protein: MSLIKWRLLLRRFRRWIVVALATRQTTRARTKLILALLIFALAFAVRSLHAVDLAALMYTTEQPFNGLTEGYDLRAVSILRGEGVLGPYNIDTSDTKWLTQAPGYSIFLGGVYAILGRDFFKPQLVQNAVNSLSAVLIFLIAGSLISWRVGAVAGVLAALSHHLAHISNFILPDAMHALPVLAAIYLLVIARRAHHSYWLYAAAGLMIGLGSWLRAQTILLGLFLVVMLAMINTRRWLVVKRVAVTAIISLVAIAPITIRNYVVYGEFIPIQVGLGILLWEGIGDASGDRFGAVKQDTEVATQEAELYGDPRYAGSWTTPDGIKRDRDRTKRSLGIAVRYPIWYAGVMMHRCGEMLKYSAHAPLVLTVSQARSEQRSAPIKRVWSEITPDDSSLAVGESIFWMRPVVRGLQRIAKETMLGFIIIGAIILFAASWRRAMFISIVPLYYFLFQSAMHTEFRYTLPMQYFVFVFAATVWVLICVGVPNVIKSFFDRKVNRAPAIH; this comes from the coding sequence ATGAGCCTTATCAAATGGCGGCTTCTCTTGAGAAGATTTCGCCGTTGGATAGTCGTCGCGCTGGCCACACGACAGACTACACGCGCGAGAACCAAGTTGATTCTCGCCCTGTTGATTTTCGCCCTCGCCTTCGCAGTCCGCTCTCTCCACGCAGTTGATCTTGCTGCCTTGATGTACACGACCGAGCAGCCCTTCAACGGGCTGACTGAGGGCTATGACCTCAGGGCCGTCTCCATTCTAAGAGGCGAAGGTGTACTGGGCCCTTACAACATCGATACCTCAGATACGAAATGGCTGACGCAAGCGCCCGGATATTCCATTTTCCTCGGCGGCGTCTATGCAATACTTGGACGAGATTTCTTCAAACCCCAGCTTGTTCAAAACGCCGTCAACTCGCTCTCGGCAGTGTTGATTTTTCTGATCGCCGGTTCGCTCATAAGCTGGCGCGTGGGCGCCGTCGCGGGCGTGCTTGCGGCGCTGTCTCATCACCTTGCTCACATATCGAATTTCATCCTCCCCGATGCGATGCACGCGCTTCCGGTGCTTGCGGCCATCTATCTTCTGGTGATAGCCCGCCGCGCGCATCACTCGTACTGGCTTTACGCGGCGGCCGGATTGATGATCGGGCTTGGGTCGTGGCTCAGAGCGCAAACGATTCTGCTGGGATTATTCCTGGTCGTGATGCTTGCGATGATCAACACGCGGCGATGGCTTGTGGTGAAGCGCGTTGCGGTGACGGCGATAATTTCGCTTGTTGCGATAGCTCCTATCACGATTCGGAACTATGTGGTATACGGCGAGTTCATCCCCATACAGGTTGGGCTGGGGATTCTTCTCTGGGAGGGCATAGGTGACGCGAGCGGCGATAGATTCGGGGCCGTGAAGCAGGACACGGAAGTAGCGACGCAAGAAGCTGAGTTGTATGGCGACCCACGCTACGCGGGATCGTGGACCACGCCAGACGGCATAAAGCGCGACCGCGATAGAACGAAGCGAAGTCTCGGCATCGCCGTGCGCTATCCGATCTGGTACGCGGGAGTGATGATGCATCGATGCGGCGAGATGCTGAAGTATTCCGCGCACGCGCCGCTGGTGCTTACGGTCTCGCAAGCGAGGTCCGAACAACGCTCGGCTCCGATCAAGCGAGTCTGGAGCGAAATAACACCGGACGACTCCAGCCTGGCCGTTGGCGAAAGCATCTTCTGGATGCGGCCGGTCGTGAGAGGACTTCAGCGAATCGCGAAAGAGACCATGCTGGGCTTCATCATCATCGGCGCGATTATTCTGTTTGCGGCAAGCTGGCGCAGGGCAATGTTCATTTCGATTGTGCCGCTCTATTACTTCTTGTTTCAGTCGGCTATGCACACCGAGTTTCGCTACACGCTGCCAATGCAGTATTTCGTATTCGTGTTTGCCGCGACGGTATGGGTGCTGATTTGCGTCGGCGTGCCGAATGTCATTAAGTCATTCTTCGATAGAAAAGTGAACCGCGCGCCGGCTATCCATTGA